From the Temnothorax longispinosus isolate EJ_2023e chromosome 6, Tlon_JGU_v1, whole genome shotgun sequence genome, one window contains:
- the LOC139814734 gene encoding uncharacterized protein isoform X1, with amino-acid sequence MQKIQGRNRQLQRLSIKCRTDIFINRGIYVPENIRSCPEHLDDEGCFPKDLHAHFEYFDRSYMLANEEFRIISPVSNQQFDEIVTYCDPIPQLNGRRYIKEKDVLLFLCKLRQGLPDDFLKLLIKYNSRQAVSLAVANVRQSLMLRFVPENIGLGTITREEYIQRHVTDFANTLYNPDVENRQVIVYIDVKPALMVAPDGYILDIHGPYFSDYQNNDAAMLEKQFEDDAGALRE; translated from the exons ATGCAGAAGATTCAAGg AAGAAATAGACAACTACAGCgattatcaataaaatgtagaacagatatattcataaatcGTGGCATCTATGTTCCTGAAAACATTCGATCTTGTCCTGAACATTTGGATGATGAGGGTTGTTTTCCTAAAGATTTACATGCTCATTTCGAATACTTTGATCGGAGTTATATGCTCGCAA aTGAAGAATTTAGGATTATCAGTCCAGTAAGTAATCAACAGTTTGATGAAATCGTAACCTATTGTGATCCCATTCCACAACTTAATGGTCGGAGATACATCAAAGAGAAAGACGTGCTTCTATTTCTATGTAAACTTCGACAAGGATTGCCTGACGATTTTCTGAAACTGTTAATCAAATATAACAGTCGACAAGCTGTGAGTTTGGCTGTAGCTAATGTAAGGCAATCTTTGATGCTACGGTTTGTACCCGAAAATATAGGATTAGGGACAATCACTAGAGAGGAATATATACAGCGCCACGTGACCGATTTTGCTAACACTCTGTATAATCCCGATGTAGAGAATCGACAAGTTATTGTTTATATAGATG TGAAACCAGCACTAATGGTTGCCCCTGACGGATATATTTTGGACATTCATGGTCCATACTTTTCGGATTATCAAAACAACGATGCTGCAATGCTTGAAAAACAGTTTGAAGATGATGCAGGAGCACTTAGAGAATGA
- the LOC139814734 gene encoding uncharacterized protein isoform X2, with product MQKIQGRNRQLQRLSIKCRTDIFINRGIYVPENIRSCPEHLDDEGCFPKDLHAHFEYFDRSYMLANEEFRIISPVSNQQFDEIVTYCDPIPQLNGRRYIKEKDVLLFLCKLRQGLPDDFLKLLIKYNSRQAVSLAVANVRQSLMLRFVPENIGLGTITREEYIQRHVTDFANTLYNPDVENRQVIVYIDESSFSETSTNGCP from the exons ATGCAGAAGATTCAAGg AAGAAATAGACAACTACAGCgattatcaataaaatgtagaacagatatattcataaatcGTGGCATCTATGTTCCTGAAAACATTCGATCTTGTCCTGAACATTTGGATGATGAGGGTTGTTTTCCTAAAGATTTACATGCTCATTTCGAATACTTTGATCGGAGTTATATGCTCGCAA aTGAAGAATTTAGGATTATCAGTCCAGTAAGTAATCAACAGTTTGATGAAATCGTAACCTATTGTGATCCCATTCCACAACTTAATGGTCGGAGATACATCAAAGAGAAAGACGTGCTTCTATTTCTATGTAAACTTCGACAAGGATTGCCTGACGATTTTCTGAAACTGTTAATCAAATATAACAGTCGACAAGCTGTGAGTTTGGCTGTAGCTAATGTAAGGCAATCTTTGATGCTACGGTTTGTACCCGAAAATATAGGATTAGGGACAATCACTAGAGAGGAATATATACAGCGCCACGTGACCGATTTTGCTAACACTCTGTATAATCCCGATGTAGAGAATCGACAAGTTATTGTTTATATAGATG AGTCGTCATTTAGTGAAACCAGCACTAATGGTTGCCCCTGA